The genome window TTTACCCCTCATGATTTTAACATTGACCCAAATCTTGAAGGATTAATTGCTTATCAACAAGCCGAAGAACTTGAAAGACAAAAAGAAGAAATCAGAAAACAAAAAGAAGCAGAGCAAGAAGCCCAACAAACAGCTAATAAACTTTTTAGTTTTATCAATCAGATTGATTTAGATAAGCCCCTCGCTAATGGTTGGACTCTATTTCAACATCAAAAAGAAGGAATAAAATGGCTATTATCACGACAGAAAAAAGGCATTCTCAGAGGTGGAATCCTTGCTGACCATATGGGTTTGGGCAAAACCATCCAAACTCTTATTGCTGGTAAACATCTGTCTGAACATTACAATAATTGTCCAATCTTTGTTATTTGCCCAGCTTCACTACGGGATAATTGGGCGAAGGAAGCAGAGATGGTCGGCATTAAAATTGAGACTTTCTCATGGGCTAAACTACCCCAACCATTAGAAAAAGAATATATCATCATTGCTGATGAGGCACACTATGCCCAAAACACTAAATCCAAACGTACTCAATCATTATTAGCACTTGCCAATAATGAAAACTGTATTGCCACATGGTTGCTAACAGGTACACCACTTAAAAATGGACAACCGAGTAACTTGTTCCCCTTACTACTTGCTTGTAACCATGATTTAGCAAAAGACAAAACAGAGTATGAATTACGTTATTGCAATGGACAAAAAGGTTGGGGGGGTTCGTGGGATATTAGTGGTGCTTCCCACCTTGATGAACTTGCCCAGAAAACTGAAGATGTTATTTTGCGTCGTACTAAAAAACAATGTCTCGATTTACCACCCAAAATTCGGACTAATAAACAGTGCCTACTGCCCACAAAACTCAATAAGGAATATCTATCAGAGATTGACTACTACATTGCTGATTATCAAAGACGTGTTATTGAAGGAGAGGTTAGCGAAAATGCCGAAGCTCTTGTCACTGTAAATATTTTGCGAAAAACTGGAAGTAAATATAAAGTTGATACCACCCTTGAATTAGCTCAAGAGTTATTAGAGGAGGGTGAGCAAGTGGTAATCTTCACTGAATTTCGAGACAGCGCCCTTCAACTACATGACAAACTAGGGGGGGAGTTACTTCTTGGGGATACCCCACAGGGCGACCGACAAGCTATCGTTGACTGTTTTCAATCAGGTCAGTCTAAAGTATTTGTGGGCAGTATCAAGGCAGGAGGAGTCGGCATCACTCTCACCGCTTCATCTTCCGTTATTCTTCATGACCGCCCATGGACACCCGGAGATGCTGAACAGGCTGAAGACCGATGCAATAGGATTGGACAACAAAATACCGTTAATTCCTACTGGATTCAATTAGGTCAAATTGACCAATTAATTGATAGCACTTTATCACAAAAGCAGGAAAGAATTGATTTAGTTCTCAAAGGAAAACGAAAAACTCTAAGAGGAATTAAATCAACCTCTGATTTGGCTAAAGAATTAATATCCTTATTATCAAAAAACATTAAAAAAACTGAATAAATAATAGGAATTTGTGTAAAAACAATATAGGTAATCATCTATGTTAACAAAGCATAATATTCCTTTTAGAGTAACAATTTCAATTAAAGAATTGATTGAGAAGGATAATAATTGGTATCCAGTCGTTTTGCACATTCATACACATCTTAGCCAAATTAAAAAGATTCCTCGCATTTGCGATATTTCATTCTGGCACGTCATTCAAAATGATTCTGGTATCAAGGTTTATTGTCAAGAAGAGAGTGGATGTGAGCACAAATTCATCAGACATTTTCCCTTCACACTACCTACTAAAAAATTCTATCTCTGTCTAGATGAGTTAGGTGGTTATACTCTTATGCTACCCAGTGATTACTAAAGCCTAGTAGAAGAAAAAAAGCAGTTTTTGCACTATAATTTTATTAAAAATTAATCATAAAAACAACTACATTCAAAGCAATTCCAACTATCAGAAAAACGGGGGAATTGATAGCCATAATGGATACATTTACCAGTAAAACAAGGGTGATTTTCTAACAGCCACCATTGTCTTTTCTTACTTGGTTTGTCACTCACAGGCTTAATCAGTTTCCCACCGTAATAAACTTGACTATTTACATCACTCATTTTTAATTATGACTAAAATTATTTCATTATTCAATCAATCGGGCGGTGTAGGAAAATCTACATTGACCATGAATCTAGGTTATCACCTCTCACAAAATTATAAGGTATTGATAATTGATTTTGACCCCCAAGGTTCACTTAGTCTTTTCATGGGATTAGAACCCTCAGAATTAGACGCTACGATTTATGATTCGTTAATTAACGATGAACC of Cyanobacterium sp. T60_A2020_053 contains these proteins:
- a CDS encoding DEAD/DEAH box helicase, encoding MIATDSVKNKEKRKLVTITLTKNPIKSDRAIAKTLGKVSHTYVGKIRKELEQQGKILFVSPQNREQIGQLPLSSISPTPDLFKLLENEVKRLPTEGILLFKKEVERLITTELESRRDNSLENAILVLARNCDGASSEDGKGFNKIDFDYGHWLAEQINSGNKLTKPIAQKAHSMLKKYHGQVTVSPWSDIAHQYPEPLLIFKEDEKSLKLAGDKIAVIFPYDPNLVKLVKSISPRGKFNGQDKNWYFSHSACLALVKTFTPHDFNIDPNLEGLIAYQQAEELERQKEEIRKQKEAEQEAQQTANKLFSFINQIDLDKPLANGWTLFQHQKEGIKWLLSRQKKGILRGGILADHMGLGKTIQTLIAGKHLSEHYNNCPIFVICPASLRDNWAKEAEMVGIKIETFSWAKLPQPLEKEYIIIADEAHYAQNTKSKRTQSLLALANNENCIATWLLTGTPLKNGQPSNLFPLLLACNHDLAKDKTEYELRYCNGQKGWGGSWDISGASHLDELAQKTEDVILRRTKKQCLDLPPKIRTNKQCLLPTKLNKEYLSEIDYYIADYQRRVIEGEVSENAEALVTVNILRKTGSKYKVDTTLELAQELLEEGEQVVIFTEFRDSALQLHDKLGGELLLGDTPQGDRQAIVDCFQSGQSKVFVGSIKAGGVGITLTASSSVILHDRPWTPGDAEQAEDRCNRIGQQNTVNSYWIQLGQIDQLIDSTLSQKQERIDLVLKGKRKTLRGIKSTSDLAKELISLLSKNIKKTE